A portion of the Caenorhabditis elegans chromosome III genome contains these proteins:
- the cnt-2 gene encoding Arf-GAP with ANK repeat and PH domain-containing protein cnt-2 (Confirmed by transcript evidence): MKLGIVGTSQSGKTALVHRYLTGTYTPDESPEGGRFKKEVVIEGQSHLLLIRDEGQQHLDVQFCQWVDAVVFVFNVCSIQSYDSIQALAHEMSKYRNISDLPLILVGTKDHISEKRARVITEDEGRQLAAQMKRCSYFETSSTYGTNVERVFKEACCKIIQLRVRSQVGAAAAASSQARTPTPTHSESGGRKDYQDPSRYISSNSFVMPSNMRPSFPSNSTRRNTVHHRGEHPQQQQYQQQPPSSSRTASERSMSAMLGTPYGNRMPAGVSPSASQKSVHSIANGCYSRSSAALLDSDTPAVNSYLIDSMSSAGFPLSQSGANQVSASTSHLPTPSSTPNTQRKNRRISNIFRQKDHQEEKSKMIESLNLGIGRAIPIKQGNLYKKSSKSALNREWKKKYVCLYSDGRLTYHTNLKEYMDKTAHGKEMDLKLATIRITGRLHPLHSHRVASSVDPMNGGGGGGTPTLKSYEPRRSDVGANSGDGTSGGGSDDAIKENQRQHFSPPAMPQTVAGKKKRESRKIGTNSKHNDEEDECFEVINNCLMRWEFCAGSLEERDEWIQAIGGEIEKSLGKEVANAKTNNRAVANRPDIAALRSIPGNGRCADCGNPSSEWASINLGIIICIECSGIHRNLGSHISKVRGLELDQWPVEHLAVMQAIGNDKANEMWEFGLLNGERKPTPESSREEKERFIDRKYVQKAFLKPIASGEPVTSQLISAVLARDVMSLNVLLANGMSVEEINTTTKDGRTVLHLAASIGSVELAQLLIWHNADAQILDNNGRSCLFYARSNGFREVFDMLVTAGLSPDYGLPQEINDFSQMPEFFAMGSTSNRDYSTSGDEMYGSRRISMGPPPQVPARRYLPQQPELDETSVI, from the exons ATGAAATTG GGAATCGTTGGCACGTCACAATCAGGCAAAACCGCACTCGTCCATCGATACCTAACAGGAACATACACACCGGATGAGAGTCCTGAAG GTGGTCGATTCAAAAAGGAAGTTGTGATTGAAGGACAGAGTCATTTATTACTGATTCGAGACGAAGGCCAACAACATTTGGACGTTCAGTTTTGTCAGTGGGTCGACGCCGTTGTCTTTGTCTTCAACGTTTGCTCGATACAAAGCTACGATAGTATTCAGGCGTTGGCGCATGAGATGAGCAAATATCGAAATATCAGTGATTTACCTCTGATATTAGTTGGAACGAAG gaccaCATATCAGAAAAACGAGCTCGTGTGATCACCGAGGACGAGGGACGTCAACTGGCCGCTCAAATGAAGCGATGTTCGTATTTTGAAACGTCGAGCACTTATGGAACAAATGTGGAGAGAGTTTTCAAAGAAG CGTGCTGTAAAATCATCCAACTACGAGTACGATCACAAGTGGGCGCCGCAGCCGCCGCCTCTTCACAAGCCAGAACGCCAACGCCTACGCATTCGGAGAGTGGTGGACGAAAGGATTATCAGGATCCATCAAGATATATTAGTTCGAATTCATTCGTTATGCCATCCAACATGCGTCCCTCTTTCCCGAGCAATTCGACGCGTCGAAATACCGTACATCATCGGGGGGAACATCCACAACAGCAGCAATATCAGCAGCAGCCACCATCTTCATCAAGAACTGCCAGTGAAAGATCAATGTCGGCGATGTTGGGTACTCCGTACGGCAATCGGATGCCTGCTGGTGTATCCCCGTCGGCTAGTCAGAAGTCGGTACATTCGATTGCGAATGGATGTTACTCGAGATCATCGGCAGCACTTTTGGATTCAGATACGCCGGCAGTCAATTCATATCTAATTGATTCTATGTCGTCGGCGGGATTTCCATTGTCACAGAGTGGTGCGAATCAGGTGTCTGCTTCGACATCACATCTACCGACACCTTCATCGACACCGAATACGCAGAGGAAGAATCGAAggatttccaacattttt aGACAAAAGGATCACCAAGAGGAAAAGTCCAAAATGATCGAATCACTAAATCTTGGAATTGGTCGAGCTATTCCGATAAAACAGGGAAATTTGTACAAAAAGAGCTCCAAATCTGCATTGAATCG agaatggaagaaaaaatacGTGTGCCTGTACAGTGATGGACGTCTCACATATCATACAAATCTCAAGGAATATATGGATAAGACTGCACACGGAAAAGAGATGGATCTGAAGTTGGCGACAATCCGAATCACTGGACGTCTGCATCCACTTCATTCCCATCGTGTCGCAAGTTCTGTGGATCCGATGAATggcggtggaggtggtggcACGCCGACGCTCAAGAGCTACGAGCCACGGAGGAGTGACGTCGGAGCCAACTCTGGCGATGGAACTTCTGGTGGTGGATCGGATGATGCGATTAAGGAGAATCAGAGACAACACTTCTCACCGCCTGCCATGCCTCAAACCGTAGCTGGGAAGAAGAAGCGAGAGTCGAGGAAGATCGGAACGAATTCGAAGCATAATGATGAGGAGGACGAGTGTTTTGAAGttataaataattgtttaatgAGATGGGAATTCTGTGCTGGATCACTTGAAGAACGTGATGAATGGATTCAGGCGATTGGTggtgaaattgagaaatctcTTGGAAAAGAGGTAGCGAATGCGAAGACCAACAATCGAGCGGTAGCGAATCGTCCGGATATTGCGGCACTTCGATCGATACCTGGAAACGGACGGTGTGCAGATTGTGGGAATCCATCGTCTGAATGGGCTTCTATCAATCTTGGCATTATCATCTGCATCGAGTGCTCTGGAATCCACCGGAATCTGGGATCCCATATCTCGAAGGTTCGAGGATTGGAGTTGGATCAGTGGCCGGTGGAGCATCTAGCAGTCATGCAGGCTATCGGAAATGATAAGGCCAATGAGATGTGGGAATTTGGGCTGTTGAATGGCGAGAGGAAGCCGACGCCGGAGAGTTCGAGAGAGGAGAAGGAGAGGTTTATAGATCGGAAATATGTGCAGAAGGCGTTCCTGAAGCCAATCGCGTCTGGAGAACCTGTAACCTCTCAGCTCATTTCTGCGGTGTTGGCTCGGGATGTGATGTCGCTTAACGTGCTTCTGGCTAATGGAATGTCGGTGGAGGAGATCAATACGACTACCAAAGACGGGCGGACTGTACTTCACTTGGCTGCCAGTATTGGAAGTGTCGAGTTGGCTCAGCTGCTTATTTGG CACAACGCCGACGCCCAAATCCTCGACAACAATGGTCGTTCTTGTCTTTTCTACGCTCGATCCAACGGTTTCCGAGAAGTTTTCGATATGCTTGTGACGGCTGGCCTGTCACCGGACTATGGTCTCCCGCAGGAGATCAACGACTTTTCCCAGATGCCAGAG tttttcgcaATGGGATCCACATCAAACCGGGACTATTCGACGTCCGGCGACGAGATGTACGGCTCACGGCGGATATCAATGGGTCCACCGCCTCAAGTGCCCGCTCGCCGATACCTACCACAACAGCCGGAGCTCGACGAGACGAGTGTCATCTGA
- the cnt-2 gene encoding Arf-GAP with ANK repeat and PH domain-containing protein cnt-2 (Confirmed by transcript evidence): protein MPLIRNYDYYDLLNVAPSTSAHRPTVMVTSSRSYMEPQKSRIYYGKNEWRGGNTTIHDPTEFEETTMDKNANEIAGDDKRKKKRWRDLLFPNSRHSSRKDKENSNVSVATRSLSSVSFRSEKPSRRRESGSLSRHRYIPPPPLPMPPRRIMTSTSMGYSDDAMTSSSSHTTTDYDDIVPVPTPSYVIYPAASIAQASRRQQQGSAKNRIFRSPTYHHDAFVNSHEWTLSRSISEMKLGIVGTSQSGKTALVHRYLTGTYTPDESPEGGRFKKEVVIEGQSHLLLIRDEGQQHLDVQFCQWVDAVVFVFNVCSIQSYDSIQALAHEMSKYRNISDLPLILVGTKDHISEKRARVITEDEGRQLAAQMKRCSYFETSSTYGTNVERVFKEACCKIIQLRVRSQVGAAAAASSQARTPTPTHSESGGRKDYQDPSRYISSNSFVMPSNMRPSFPSNSTRRNTVHHRGEHPQQQQYQQQPPSSSRTASERSMSAMLGTPYGNRMPAGVSPSASQKSVHSIANGCYSRSSAALLDSDTPAVNSYLIDSMSSAGFPLSQSGANQVSASTSHLPTPSSTPNTQRKNRRISNIFRQKDHQEEKSKMIESLNLGIGRAIPIKQGNLYKKSSKSALNREWKKKYVCLYSDGRLTYHTNLKEYMDKTAHGKEMDLKLATIRITGRLHPLHSHRVASSVDPMNGGGGGGTPTLKSYEPRRSDVGANSGDGTSGGGSDDAIKENQRQHFSPPAMPQTVAGKKKRESRKIGTNSKHNDEEDECFEVINNCLMRWEFCAGSLEERDEWIQAIGGEIEKSLGKEVANAKTNNRAVANRPDIAALRSIPGNGRCADCGNPSSEWASINLGIIICIECSGIHRNLGSHISKVRGLELDQWPVEHLAVMQAIGNDKANEMWEFGLLNGERKPTPESSREEKERFIDRKYVQKAFLKPIASGEPVTSQLISAVLARDVMSLNVLLANGMSVEEINTTTKDGRTVLHLAASIGSVELAQLLIWHNADAQILDNNGRSCLFYARSNGFREVFDMLVTAGLSPDYGLPQEINDFSQMPEFFAMGSTSNRDYSTSGDEMYGSRRISMGPPPQVPARRYLPQQPELDETSVI, encoded by the exons ATGCCCCTCATCCGAAACTACGATTACTATGATCTCCTAAATGTGGCGCCGAGCACCTCTGCACACCGCCCGACGGTGATGGTGACGAGCTCGCGATCCTATATGGAACCACAGAAAAGTCGAATATACTATGGGAAGAATGAGTGGAGAGGTGGCAACACGACAATTCATGATCCGACAGAGTTTGAGGAGACTACTATGgataaaaatgcaaatgagATAGCCGGTGACGATAAACGGAAAAAGAAACGGTGGAGGGATCTACTGTTTCCGAATAGTAGACACTCATCACGGAAGGATAAGGAGAATTCGAATGTTAGCGTTGCTACGAGAAGCCTGTCTTCTGTGTCATTCCGATCTGAAAAGCCATCGAGACGACGAGAATCTGGATCCCTATCCCGCCACCGTTACATCCCACCTCCGCCGCTTCCGATGCCTCCGAGAAGGATCATGACGAGCACGTCGATGGGTTACTCGGATGAtgcgatgacgtcatcatcgtCACATACCACTACGGACTATGATGATATTGTTCCAGTACCAACACCGTCCTATGTGATATATCCAGCGGCTTCTATCGCTCAGGCCAGCAGGCGGCAGCAACAGGGTTCCgcgaaaaatagaatttttagaaGTCCTACTTATCATCATG atgcattTGTGAACTCACACGAATGGACGCTGAGCAGGTCGATCAGTGAGATGAAATTG GGAATCGTTGGCACGTCACAATCAGGCAAAACCGCACTCGTCCATCGATACCTAACAGGAACATACACACCGGATGAGAGTCCTGAAG GTGGTCGATTCAAAAAGGAAGTTGTGATTGAAGGACAGAGTCATTTATTACTGATTCGAGACGAAGGCCAACAACATTTGGACGTTCAGTTTTGTCAGTGGGTCGACGCCGTTGTCTTTGTCTTCAACGTTTGCTCGATACAAAGCTACGATAGTATTCAGGCGTTGGCGCATGAGATGAGCAAATATCGAAATATCAGTGATTTACCTCTGATATTAGTTGGAACGAAG gaccaCATATCAGAAAAACGAGCTCGTGTGATCACCGAGGACGAGGGACGTCAACTGGCCGCTCAAATGAAGCGATGTTCGTATTTTGAAACGTCGAGCACTTATGGAACAAATGTGGAGAGAGTTTTCAAAGAAG CGTGCTGTAAAATCATCCAACTACGAGTACGATCACAAGTGGGCGCCGCAGCCGCCGCCTCTTCACAAGCCAGAACGCCAACGCCTACGCATTCGGAGAGTGGTGGACGAAAGGATTATCAGGATCCATCAAGATATATTAGTTCGAATTCATTCGTTATGCCATCCAACATGCGTCCCTCTTTCCCGAGCAATTCGACGCGTCGAAATACCGTACATCATCGGGGGGAACATCCACAACAGCAGCAATATCAGCAGCAGCCACCATCTTCATCAAGAACTGCCAGTGAAAGATCAATGTCGGCGATGTTGGGTACTCCGTACGGCAATCGGATGCCTGCTGGTGTATCCCCGTCGGCTAGTCAGAAGTCGGTACATTCGATTGCGAATGGATGTTACTCGAGATCATCGGCAGCACTTTTGGATTCAGATACGCCGGCAGTCAATTCATATCTAATTGATTCTATGTCGTCGGCGGGATTTCCATTGTCACAGAGTGGTGCGAATCAGGTGTCTGCTTCGACATCACATCTACCGACACCTTCATCGACACCGAATACGCAGAGGAAGAATCGAAggatttccaacattttt aGACAAAAGGATCACCAAGAGGAAAAGTCCAAAATGATCGAATCACTAAATCTTGGAATTGGTCGAGCTATTCCGATAAAACAGGGAAATTTGTACAAAAAGAGCTCCAAATCTGCATTGAATCG agaatggaagaaaaaatacGTGTGCCTGTACAGTGATGGACGTCTCACATATCATACAAATCTCAAGGAATATATGGATAAGACTGCACACGGAAAAGAGATGGATCTGAAGTTGGCGACAATCCGAATCACTGGACGTCTGCATCCACTTCATTCCCATCGTGTCGCAAGTTCTGTGGATCCGATGAATggcggtggaggtggtggcACGCCGACGCTCAAGAGCTACGAGCCACGGAGGAGTGACGTCGGAGCCAACTCTGGCGATGGAACTTCTGGTGGTGGATCGGATGATGCGATTAAGGAGAATCAGAGACAACACTTCTCACCGCCTGCCATGCCTCAAACCGTAGCTGGGAAGAAGAAGCGAGAGTCGAGGAAGATCGGAACGAATTCGAAGCATAATGATGAGGAGGACGAGTGTTTTGAAGttataaataattgtttaatgAGATGGGAATTCTGTGCTGGATCACTTGAAGAACGTGATGAATGGATTCAGGCGATTGGTggtgaaattgagaaatctcTTGGAAAAGAGGTAGCGAATGCGAAGACCAACAATCGAGCGGTAGCGAATCGTCCGGATATTGCGGCACTTCGATCGATACCTGGAAACGGACGGTGTGCAGATTGTGGGAATCCATCGTCTGAATGGGCTTCTATCAATCTTGGCATTATCATCTGCATCGAGTGCTCTGGAATCCACCGGAATCTGGGATCCCATATCTCGAAGGTTCGAGGATTGGAGTTGGATCAGTGGCCGGTGGAGCATCTAGCAGTCATGCAGGCTATCGGAAATGATAAGGCCAATGAGATGTGGGAATTTGGGCTGTTGAATGGCGAGAGGAAGCCGACGCCGGAGAGTTCGAGAGAGGAGAAGGAGAGGTTTATAGATCGGAAATATGTGCAGAAGGCGTTCCTGAAGCCAATCGCGTCTGGAGAACCTGTAACCTCTCAGCTCATTTCTGCGGTGTTGGCTCGGGATGTGATGTCGCTTAACGTGCTTCTGGCTAATGGAATGTCGGTGGAGGAGATCAATACGACTACCAAAGACGGGCGGACTGTACTTCACTTGGCTGCCAGTATTGGAAGTGTCGAGTTGGCTCAGCTGCTTATTTGG CACAACGCCGACGCCCAAATCCTCGACAACAATGGTCGTTCTTGTCTTTTCTACGCTCGATCCAACGGTTTCCGAGAAGTTTTCGATATGCTTGTGACGGCTGGCCTGTCACCGGACTATGGTCTCCCGCAGGAGATCAACGACTTTTCCCAGATGCCAGAG tttttcgcaATGGGATCCACATCAAACCGGGACTATTCGACGTCCGGCGACGAGATGTACGGCTCACGGCGGATATCAATGGGTCCACCGCCTCAAGTGCCCGCTCGCCGATACCTACCACAACAGCCGGAGCTCGACGAGACGAGTGTCATCTGA
- the cnt-2 gene encoding Arf-GAP with ANK repeat and PH domain-containing protein cnt-2 (Confirmed by transcript evidence): MSRHLLTGGNNTLHSEQIRSEIQRFESVHPCIYQIYDLLNLLPDGCHAISEQIREQIVSVEDAFVNSHEWTLSRSISEMKLGIVGTSQSGKTALVHRYLTGTYTPDESPEGGRFKKEVVIEGQSHLLLIRDEGQQHLDVQFCQWVDAVVFVFNVCSIQSYDSIQALAHEMSKYRNISDLPLILVGTKDHISEKRARVITEDEGRQLAAQMKRCSYFETSSTYGTNVERVFKEACCKIIQLRVRSQVGAAAAASSQARTPTPTHSESGGRKDYQDPSRYISSNSFVMPSNMRPSFPSNSTRRNTVHHRGEHPQQQQYQQQPPSSSRTASERSMSAMLGTPYGNRMPAGVSPSASQKSVHSIANGCYSRSSAALLDSDTPAVNSYLIDSMSSAGFPLSQSGANQVSASTSHLPTPSSTPNTQRKNRRISNIFRQKDHQEEKSKMIESLNLGIGRAIPIKQGNLYKKSSKSALNREWKKKYVCLYSDGRLTYHTNLKEYMDKTAHGKEMDLKLATIRITGRLHPLHSHRVASSVDPMNGGGGGGTPTLKSYEPRRSDVGANSGDGTSGGGSDDAIKENQRQHFSPPAMPQTVAGKKKRESRKIGTNSKHNDEEDECFEVINNCLMRWEFCAGSLEERDEWIQAIGGEIEKSLGKEVANAKTNNRAVANRPDIAALRSIPGNGRCADCGNPSSEWASINLGIIICIECSGIHRNLGSHISKVRGLELDQWPVEHLAVMQAIGNDKANEMWEFGLLNGERKPTPESSREEKERFIDRKYVQKAFLKPIASGEPVTSQLISAVLARDVMSLNVLLANGMSVEEINTTTKDGRTVLHLAASIGSVELAQLLIWHNADAQILDNNGRSCLFYARSNGFREVFDMLVTAGLSPDYGLPQEINDFSQMPEFFAMGSTSNRDYSTSGDEMYGSRRISMGPPPQVPARRYLPQQPELDETSVI; this comes from the exons atgtCGCGACACCTACTAACAGGTGGAAACAATACTCTTCATTCGGAACAGATTCGATCGGAAATTCAACGATTTGAAAGTGTACATCCATGCATTTATCAG atctaCGACTTGCTAAACCTGCTACCCGACGGCTGCCATGCAATAAGCGAGCAAATTCGAGAGCAAATTGTTTCTGTGGAAg atgcattTGTGAACTCACACGAATGGACGCTGAGCAGGTCGATCAGTGAGATGAAATTG GGAATCGTTGGCACGTCACAATCAGGCAAAACCGCACTCGTCCATCGATACCTAACAGGAACATACACACCGGATGAGAGTCCTGAAG GTGGTCGATTCAAAAAGGAAGTTGTGATTGAAGGACAGAGTCATTTATTACTGATTCGAGACGAAGGCCAACAACATTTGGACGTTCAGTTTTGTCAGTGGGTCGACGCCGTTGTCTTTGTCTTCAACGTTTGCTCGATACAAAGCTACGATAGTATTCAGGCGTTGGCGCATGAGATGAGCAAATATCGAAATATCAGTGATTTACCTCTGATATTAGTTGGAACGAAG gaccaCATATCAGAAAAACGAGCTCGTGTGATCACCGAGGACGAGGGACGTCAACTGGCCGCTCAAATGAAGCGATGTTCGTATTTTGAAACGTCGAGCACTTATGGAACAAATGTGGAGAGAGTTTTCAAAGAAG CGTGCTGTAAAATCATCCAACTACGAGTACGATCACAAGTGGGCGCCGCAGCCGCCGCCTCTTCACAAGCCAGAACGCCAACGCCTACGCATTCGGAGAGTGGTGGACGAAAGGATTATCAGGATCCATCAAGATATATTAGTTCGAATTCATTCGTTATGCCATCCAACATGCGTCCCTCTTTCCCGAGCAATTCGACGCGTCGAAATACCGTACATCATCGGGGGGAACATCCACAACAGCAGCAATATCAGCAGCAGCCACCATCTTCATCAAGAACTGCCAGTGAAAGATCAATGTCGGCGATGTTGGGTACTCCGTACGGCAATCGGATGCCTGCTGGTGTATCCCCGTCGGCTAGTCAGAAGTCGGTACATTCGATTGCGAATGGATGTTACTCGAGATCATCGGCAGCACTTTTGGATTCAGATACGCCGGCAGTCAATTCATATCTAATTGATTCTATGTCGTCGGCGGGATTTCCATTGTCACAGAGTGGTGCGAATCAGGTGTCTGCTTCGACATCACATCTACCGACACCTTCATCGACACCGAATACGCAGAGGAAGAATCGAAggatttccaacattttt aGACAAAAGGATCACCAAGAGGAAAAGTCCAAAATGATCGAATCACTAAATCTTGGAATTGGTCGAGCTATTCCGATAAAACAGGGAAATTTGTACAAAAAGAGCTCCAAATCTGCATTGAATCG agaatggaagaaaaaatacGTGTGCCTGTACAGTGATGGACGTCTCACATATCATACAAATCTCAAGGAATATATGGATAAGACTGCACACGGAAAAGAGATGGATCTGAAGTTGGCGACAATCCGAATCACTGGACGTCTGCATCCACTTCATTCCCATCGTGTCGCAAGTTCTGTGGATCCGATGAATggcggtggaggtggtggcACGCCGACGCTCAAGAGCTACGAGCCACGGAGGAGTGACGTCGGAGCCAACTCTGGCGATGGAACTTCTGGTGGTGGATCGGATGATGCGATTAAGGAGAATCAGAGACAACACTTCTCACCGCCTGCCATGCCTCAAACCGTAGCTGGGAAGAAGAAGCGAGAGTCGAGGAAGATCGGAACGAATTCGAAGCATAATGATGAGGAGGACGAGTGTTTTGAAGttataaataattgtttaatgAGATGGGAATTCTGTGCTGGATCACTTGAAGAACGTGATGAATGGATTCAGGCGATTGGTggtgaaattgagaaatctcTTGGAAAAGAGGTAGCGAATGCGAAGACCAACAATCGAGCGGTAGCGAATCGTCCGGATATTGCGGCACTTCGATCGATACCTGGAAACGGACGGTGTGCAGATTGTGGGAATCCATCGTCTGAATGGGCTTCTATCAATCTTGGCATTATCATCTGCATCGAGTGCTCTGGAATCCACCGGAATCTGGGATCCCATATCTCGAAGGTTCGAGGATTGGAGTTGGATCAGTGGCCGGTGGAGCATCTAGCAGTCATGCAGGCTATCGGAAATGATAAGGCCAATGAGATGTGGGAATTTGGGCTGTTGAATGGCGAGAGGAAGCCGACGCCGGAGAGTTCGAGAGAGGAGAAGGAGAGGTTTATAGATCGGAAATATGTGCAGAAGGCGTTCCTGAAGCCAATCGCGTCTGGAGAACCTGTAACCTCTCAGCTCATTTCTGCGGTGTTGGCTCGGGATGTGATGTCGCTTAACGTGCTTCTGGCTAATGGAATGTCGGTGGAGGAGATCAATACGACTACCAAAGACGGGCGGACTGTACTTCACTTGGCTGCCAGTATTGGAAGTGTCGAGTTGGCTCAGCTGCTTATTTGG CACAACGCCGACGCCCAAATCCTCGACAACAATGGTCGTTCTTGTCTTTTCTACGCTCGATCCAACGGTTTCCGAGAAGTTTTCGATATGCTTGTGACGGCTGGCCTGTCACCGGACTATGGTCTCCCGCAGGAGATCAACGACTTTTCCCAGATGCCAGAG tttttcgcaATGGGATCCACATCAAACCGGGACTATTCGACGTCCGGCGACGAGATGTACGGCTCACGGCGGATATCAATGGGTCCACCGCCTCAAGTGCCCGCTCGCCGATACCTACCACAACAGCCGGAGCTCGACGAGACGAGTGTCATCTGA